Proteins encoded within one genomic window of Gammaproteobacteria bacterium:
- a CDS encoding SDR family NAD(P)-dependent oxidoreductase: MKLQQQVIWITGASSGVGEGMARVFHREGAHLILSARREAELQRVKASCQGPGTIDILPFDICDATAREAAARSVLSRHPRLDVLVNNAGIGQRAAARDTTLEVVRRIMEVDFFAPVALAGLVLPRMIAQRSGRFVVTSSVAGKHAVPHHSAYCAAKHALHGYFDTLRVEHLQDGIRVTLLVIAGISSNVFRHALTGSGAEYGPSSWDNRNGMPAEECAARVVDGMLADEQEMVIGIDQALQAMRLRERDPQAFVERMAGMMKWMESR, translated from the coding sequence ATGAAACTGCAGCAGCAGGTCATCTGGATCACCGGCGCGTCCTCCGGTGTCGGCGAGGGCATGGCCCGGGTCTTCCACCGCGAAGGCGCCCACCTCATCCTGTCGGCGCGGCGGGAAGCCGAACTCCAGCGTGTCAAGGCCAGCTGCCAGGGCCCGGGAACCATCGACATCCTGCCCTTCGACATATGCGATGCCACGGCACGCGAGGCCGCCGCGCGCAGCGTGCTGAGCCGCCACCCACGCCTCGACGTGCTGGTGAACAACGCCGGCATCGGCCAGCGAGCCGCTGCCCGCGACACCACGCTGGAGGTGGTGCGCCGCATCATGGAGGTGGACTTCTTCGCGCCGGTGGCGCTGGCCGGGCTGGTCCTGCCGCGCATGATCGCGCAGCGCTCCGGGCGCTTCGTGGTGACCTCCTCGGTGGCCGGCAAGCACGCCGTGCCCCACCACAGTGCCTACTGCGCGGCCAAGCACGCGCTGCATGGCTACTTCGACACGCTGCGCGTCGAGCACCTGCAGGACGGCATCCGCGTCACGCTGCTGGTGATCGCCGGCATCAGCAGCAACGTCTTTCGTCACGCGCTCACCGGCAGTGGCGCGGAATACGGCCCCAGCAGCTGGGACAACCGGAACGGCATGCCGGCCGAGGAGTGCGCCGCGCGCGTCGTCGACGGCATGCTCGCCGACGAGCAGGAAATGGTCATCGGCATCGACCAGGCACTGCAGGCGATGCGCCTGCGCGAGCGGGACCCGCAGGCCTTCGTCGAGCGCATGGCCGGGATGATGAAATGGATGGAGTCGCGGTAG
- a CDS encoding nucleoside deaminase, with product MRRALEAARRAALAGEPPIGACLVRDGEVLAVASNCVVSELDITAHAEMTLIRDACRRGRTLSLAGCELVVTVEPCPMCLAASHYAGIDRVIFGATLEDLHALTGGELLAGPRGSQPGGPEVEGGLLRAESLALLRAWAGGGRG from the coding sequence ATGCGCCGCGCGCTGGAGGCGGCGCGTCGTGCGGCGCTCGCCGGCGAGCCACCGATCGGCGCCTGCCTGGTGCGAGACGGCGAGGTGCTGGCCGTGGCATCGAACTGCGTGGTGTCGGAACTCGACATCACCGCGCATGCCGAGATGACGCTGATCCGCGACGCCTGCCGGCGCGGGCGCACGCTCAGTCTCGCCGGCTGCGAGCTGGTCGTCACCGTGGAGCCCTGCCCGATGTGTCTGGCGGCGAGCCACTACGCCGGCATCGACCGCGTCATCTTCGGCGCGACGCTGGAGGACCTGCACGCGCTGACCGGCGGCGAGCTGCTGGCCGGGCCGCGCGGCAGCCAGCCCGGCGGTCCGGAGGTCGAGGGTGGCCTGCTGCGCGCGGAGTCGCTGGCGCTGCTGCGCGCCTGGGCCGGTGGAGGGCGCGGATGA
- a CDS encoding Bax inhibitor-1/YccA family protein gives MADERGLRVVTGDRSGPGGSFTGGAVARPSELATNRVLRNTYMLLAATLLFSAAMAGVAMAVGMPYLGPIVTLVGYFGLLFLTFRLRNSAAGIAAVFALTGFMGLTLGPLLSAYLRAVPNGGELVMTSLGVTGLLFAGLSAYTIRSRRDMGFMGSFLTVGLFGLLGVILVGLFVDLSAFQMAISAGVVILMAGMILHETSAIIHGGQDNYILATVSLYVSIYNIFVNLLALLGMGDD, from the coding sequence ATGGCGGACGAGCGCGGATTGCGGGTGGTGACAGGTGATCGCAGCGGCCCTGGTGGCAGCTTCACCGGAGGCGCCGTTGCCAGGCCATCGGAACTGGCAACCAACCGCGTGCTGCGCAACACCTACATGCTGCTGGCCGCCACGCTGCTCTTCAGCGCGGCGATGGCCGGCGTCGCCATGGCGGTCGGCATGCCCTACCTCGGGCCCATCGTCACGCTGGTGGGGTACTTCGGCCTGCTGTTCCTCACCTTCCGGCTGCGCAACTCGGCCGCGGGTATCGCCGCGGTATTCGCCCTGACCGGCTTCATGGGCCTGACGCTCGGCCCGCTGCTCAGCGCCTACCTGCGCGCGGTGCCGAATGGCGGCGAGCTGGTGATGACCAGCCTCGGCGTGACCGGCCTGCTGTTCGCCGGCCTCAGCGCCTACACCATCAGGTCACGCCGCGACATGGGCTTCATGGGCAGCTTCCTCACGGTCGGTCTCTTCGGCCTGCTCGGCGTGATCCTCGTCGGCCTGTTCGTCGACCTGTCGGCTTTCCAGATGGCGATCTCCGCGGGTGTGGTCATCCTCATGGCCGGCATGATCCTCCACGAGACCAGTGCCATCATCCACGGCGGCCAGGACAACTACATCCTCGCCACCGTGAGCCTCTACGTCAGCATCTACAACATTTTCGTCAACCTGCTGGCCCTGCTCGGCATGGGCGACGACTGA
- the queD gene encoding 6-carboxytetrahydropterin synthase QueD, with the protein MEIYKEFMFEAAHRLPNVPAGHRCARLHGHSWKGTLYVRGAVGEHSGWIMDYADIRQAFDPLYQQLDHNYLNDIEGLENPTSEVLAKWIWARLKPRLPGLSRVVINETCTSGCIYQGEEE; encoded by the coding sequence ATGGAGATATACAAGGAGTTCATGTTCGAGGCGGCACACCGCCTGCCGAACGTGCCCGCGGGCCATCGCTGCGCCCGGCTGCACGGCCACTCCTGGAAGGGCACGCTGTACGTGCGCGGCGCGGTGGGCGAGCACAGTGGCTGGATCATGGACTACGCCGACATCCGCCAGGCCTTCGATCCGCTCTACCAGCAGCTCGACCACAACTACCTCAACGACATCGAAGGCCTGGAGAATCCCACCAGCGAGGTGCTGGCGAAGTGGATCTGGGCGCGGCTGAAGCCGCGGCTTCCCGGCCTCTCGCGCGTGGTGATCAACGAGACCTGCACCTCGGGCTGCATCTACCAGGGCGAGGAGGAGTAG